One Ascaphus truei isolate aAscTru1 chromosome 9, aAscTru1.hap1, whole genome shotgun sequence genomic region harbors:
- the LOC142503281 gene encoding olfactory receptor class A-like protein 1 has product MEIRLLFKALGFILLVIIGIPSNTYILLKFTYIRIAEKKLLPTNILLMVLALVNLLVVLSRVIPQSLNAIGLEDLLDDSKCKLVIYTYRVSRAMSICVTSLLSCHQCILIAPTTGMWSYLKQKVTQNVLVIIIPIMCINLIMYRTSIMYVHAKKNSTSPYTLHLVYCDTDYLTYINYIVNGAFFALRDFLFVGLMTLASTYIVYVLLCHEKSIKGIRSSDRDKGKSVEYKASRAVILLVVTYALLFGMDNCMWIYTLTLSNASPSMNDARVVLSCSYSALSPIVIIATNPKLQQRANILQRRRLLPWNHQGDSGSSIQVNCISK; this is encoded by the coding sequence ATGGAGATTCGTCTTCTTTTTAAAGCCCTGGGTTTCATCCTTTTGGTGATCATCGGGATTCCTAgcaatacatatattttgttgAAATTTACCTATATCAGAATAGCAGAGAAGAAGCTCCTACCAACTAACATCCTCCTGATGGTCCTGGCTTTAGTAAATCTTCTTGTTGTCCTCTCCCGTGTCATCCCCCAGTCCCTGAACGCCATAGGATTGGAGGATTTACTGGATGACTCAAAGTGCAAACTCGTCATTTACACCTACAGAGTGAGTAGGGCCATGTCCATTTGTGTCACCAGTTTGCTTAGCTGTCACCAGTGTATCCTCATCGCTCCAACCACTGGGATGTGGTCTTATCTTAAACAAAAGGTGACCCAGAATGTGTTGGTCATCATTATACCCATCATGTGCATCAATCTTATAATGTATCGCACCAGCATCATGTATGTCCATGCCAAGAAGAATTCCACTTCACCATATACATTGCACTTGGTGTACTGTGATACAGACTATTTGACCTACATCAATTATATTGTTAATGGAGCATTCTTTGCCTTACGAGACTTTCTTTTTGTGGGGCTCATGACTCTGGCGAGTACttacattgtgtatgtgttgCTCTGTCATGAGAAATCCATAAAAGGCATACGGAGCTCAGACAGAGACAAAGGAAAATCAGTTGAGTACAAGGCTTCTAGAGCTGTCATCTTGTTGGTTGTCACGTATGCACTGTTATTTGGGATGGATAACTGCATGTGGATCTACACCCTGACCCTGTCTAATGCGAGTCCTAGCATGAATGATGCCAGAGTAGTGCTATCTTGCTCTTACTCTGCTCTGAGTCCTATAGTCATCATCGCTACCAACCCCAAATTACAACAGAGGGCAAACATTTTACAAAGAAGGAGACTGTTACCCTGGAATCACCAGGGAGATTCAGGAAGCAGCATTCAAGTGAATTGCATCAGCAAATAG
- the LOC142503282 gene encoding olfactory receptor class A-like protein 1, whose translation MDIHLLLKAIFFFFLAVMGIPGNILILLKLAYARAKEKKLLPTNVILMALASVNLLVVLSRVIPQALNAIGVKNLLDDDKCKLFLFTFRVSRAMSICLTSLHSCHQCIRLAPATSLWIYLKQRVTQNLLVIAIIILLSINSCLCSSFPLYAHAKKNSTTSPYTLHLVYCNTDFLTYISYIVNGTIYTVRDFLFVGLMILTSSYIVYVLLRHMKNIKGLRRSDRDKVKLVEYKASRAVILLVAQYVMFFSLDNSMWVYTLTLSNVSANLNDARIGLACSFSALSPVVIIATNPKLQWKGTFVLTRQRLIQTDQEESEKKQQVNCISR comes from the coding sequence ATGGATATTCATCTTCTCttaaaagccattttctttttctttttggctGTGATGGGGATACCTGGCAACATCTTAATTCTTCTGAAACTCGCCTATGCCAGGGCAAAAGAGAAGAAACTACTACCCACCAATGTCATTCTGATGGCCTTGGCCTCAGTGAATCTTCTTGTGGTTCTCTCCCGGGTTATCCCCCAAGCTCTAAATGCAATAGGAGTGAAAAATCTACTGGATGACGATAAATGCAAACTTTTCCTCTTCACCTTCAGAGTGAGTAGGGCTATGTCTATTTGTCTCACCAGTTTGCATAGCTGTCACCAGTGCATCCGACTCGCCCCAGCCACTAGTCTGTGGATTTATCTGAAGCAAAGGGTGACCCAGAATCTATTAGTCATCGCCATAATAATACTCTTAAGTATCAACTCCTGTCTGTGTTCTAGCTTCCCCCTCTATGCCCATGCCAAGAAGAATTCGACAACCTCCCCATATACGCTGCACTTGGTGTACTGCAATACCGACTTTTTGACATATATCTCCTACATTGTCAATGGGACAATTTACACAGTCAGGGATTTCCTGTTTGTGGGTCTGATGATTCTGACAAGTagttacattgtgtatgtgttaCTACGACATATGAAAAACATAAAAGGCCTGCGAAGATCAGACAGAGACAAAGTCAAATTAGTTGAGTACAAAGCTTCCAGAGCTGTTATCTTGCTAGTAGCCCAGTATGTGATGTTTTTTAGCCTTGATAACTCCATGTGGGTCTATACCCTGACGCTGTCCAATGTTAGTGCAAATCTAAATGATGCCCGCATAGGATTAGCTTGCTCTTTCTCAGCATTGAGTCCTGTAGTCATCATCGCTACCAACCCCAAACTGCAGTGGAAGGGGACATTTGTACTTACAAGGCAACGCTTAATACAGACTGACCAGGAAGAATCAGAAAAAAAGCAGCAGGTGAACTGTATAAGCAGATAG